The sequence below is a genomic window from Sorangiineae bacterium MSr12523.
GCGCGTGACGAACGAAACGCGCACGGGGTCTTTCCCGCTCGCCAAGCGGACCCCGAAGACCGACCCGAGCGAACCCGCGCCGACGATGGCAACGTGCAAGGCCAACCCCCTGAATTTAGCGCCTTGCCTAACGATACGTGAAGCGCAGATCGTGGTCGCAAATTTTGAAGAGATCGCCCTCCGCAATTTGCTTGCGGGCGATGCGCTGGCCGTTGAACTCGACCCCGTTGGTCGAGCCCATGTCGACCATGAAATAGATCCCGTTCTGGAATTCGATCATCGCGTGCTGCCGGGACACGTTGGGGTCCTTCAAGGTCAGATCGCTCGATTGTTTGCCGCGGCCGATGACGAAGCGGTCCTTGCTGATGGGGATCTTTTCGCCTTGGTACATGACGCAGAGCTGCGGCCCCGCGTGGACCTGCGGCGGATAGCCGTTCGACGCCATCGGTTGCATGTGCCCCATCTGCCCCGGCATTGGCGGCATTTGTCCTGGCATGGGGGCGCGCGGAATCGGCGGGGGCACGCTGCGGGCAGGCGGCGGCACCGAACGCGGCACCGCGGGGATTTGCCCGCTCGGACCGCGCGGCGGCGGTGCGGGGAGGCCGTGCATCCCGCCCGATGTTCGCGCCGGCGGCGGTGGAAGAGGTCCCGGTGTCTGACGCGACGGACGGGCCGGCGGGGGAGGCAGACCGCCCGCACGCGGCGGTGGAGGCGGCGGCGGATAGCCTCCGCGCTCGGACTGCGGCGAGCCGCTCGGCGTGCTCGAAAATTGAGGGCGCGCTCCCGTTCCATAGCTGCGCTGCCGCGCGTACTGCTTCATCGCCTCATTGATGAGGTAATCGACGCTGCACTCGAGCTCGCGCGCCATCTGCTCGAAGGTCTCCCAGAGCACGTCGCGGCATTGGAAGGTTCGGCCGCTCTTCTTGTTCGGATCCGAGCTCATGACAAGATTCCCGTAGGCCTCCGGTTCCCTATCCTACTCGACTCCTCACTCTCCGGTGAGAGAGGGGCGTGTATGCATAGGGAGCCGGGCAATTTAGCATTAGGAGCCGCCGCCCTCCATCGAGGGTACGATGCAGAATTTTACAAACTCGCCGACGGTGTGGATCTCTTTGGATTCCTTCTCCGCCGAACCGGGTGCCTTGGCAACATCGCAAGACCACCCGCACTCGTCGTCTTTTTCGCACTTGGGGACGGCTTGGTTGTCGCCCTCCAGCGCCGTCACCGTGGACACATCGGCCTTCTTCCCTCCGTAGAAGTATCCGATGGCCGACAGCTTGGCCCCAAGCTCGTTGCTCTTCAAATAAGGAGTAATGGCCTCACGCGGCTTTTTCTCGCCGGCCGGCGCATCGAGTTTGGCGATGAGGCCACCGTAGGAGATCGGCTCGGTCATCCCCATCTTCTGGCCCGAGTTCTTCGGCAGGCGATTCATGAACTCGGGAAGGTCCTTCGTCGTCATCGTGCGAAGGACGAGCGAGGCGGCCACCCAGCGCACCTTCCACTTCTTCGAGGCGTCGAAGAGCGCGTACATCTTCGGGACGGCGATTTCCTTGGGCAGCTCGCCCAAGCGGGTGAACGCGAGATCCCGCACCGAGTCCGGCGTGTTGTCGTCCTTGGCGATGTCGAACAGCTTCTCGATGTCGGCGGCGTTGTTCTTGTCGACCCGCCCCTCGAGCGCCGCCAGCGCTGCCTTGCGTCGCTCCTCGCTGTTGTCACCTTTCGCCGCAAACCCGAGCGCGTAATCGATGACAGGCCGGCCGCCCACCTTCTTCATCGCGGTGAAGACCTTGATGAGCTCTTGCTCCTGGTACTTCTTGACCTGCTCGGTCTGCGCTTCCTTGCTGACGTTCGCCTTCGCGCGTTTGTTGGCTTCCTCGACGAGGGGCGTCTGCTTCTTGATCCACGCCTCCGAGTCGATCTGCTTGGCGATGGCCACGAGTTGCACGCTGGCCTTCTGCTTCGTCTCGGCGTCGCCCAAATCCGCGATGAGGCCCGCGATGCGGTCCGTCTTCGACGACTCCTCCTTGAGCAGGCCGGGCAGGGTCTTCACCGAATTGGCGCCGAGGTAGCGGAACATCTGCTCGATGCCGTACTGCTGCACCGTGTAATCGAGGCGCGCCTCCAGGTTCGACGTGGCCCATTCCGTGAGCGCCGTGGCCAGCTGCGCGCGGACGGCGTCGTCGGTCACCAGCGGCGGATCGTGCGAGAGCAGGGCAAATGCCACGTCCTTGAAGGGAACGCTGGGATCGGGCGGGGTCGTCCCGTCCTCTTTCTTCGCCGGGAGCGGCTGCTTGATCTGGTTGACCAGCTCCGGCACCAGCGATTCGAGCATCTTTTTGCGGTCTTCCGCACTGAGCGCGACGATGGCGCCCTCACGGGACTCGCCATTTTCGTCGACGTAGCCGTCGACCAGGTACGGGATTGCCCAGACTTTGCCCCCGCGGGGCTTCATCTTGATGAGGGAAAGCGCAGCCTCGACCCGCAGCGGCCACGCGTACTTCGCGTGCGTGGCCACCGCATAGAGCTTGCGCGGTCCCTGTTCCGTGCCTTCCCAACGGTGCACGTCGCTTTCGCTGACTGCGCACCCCGACAGGCCTACACCGGCCGCGACCGCAACGAGCGCCCACGACGCGACCCACTTTTTCATTCTTCCGGTCCTCGGCATCCCGCCTCGTCCCGCCGGCGAAAAGCCAGCGCTCCATGAGAAAGCTACGGTCCGGCGTGGATGCTAATCCAGTGGGGGCAAAGATCCTAGGGGTCACACGGCTTCTGGACACCTAGGCCTCCATTGGGTTACCTGTAGGCTGACGTACGGAAATGGCGCTCCCTCTTTTCGCTCCGCGACGCGCAGGCTCGACCGGGTTACCCGAAAACACGCGTGCGTCCTCGTTTTTGGGGAAGGACGCGGTGCTTCAGCCCCGCTGGCGGGAAGTCTCGGCCCTCCTCTTATGGACCACCGCCGTGTTCCTGGTGCTGGGGCTCGCGTCGTACGAGCACGATCCCGCGACGGGTCAGAGCACGGGCGAGGACTGGGTCGGCCCGGTGGGGGCGGCGTGCGCCCATGGCCTGGTGACCCTCATCGGGCTGGTGGCGTGGACCGTTCCGCTCGAGGCGGCGCTGCTGGGGATCCCCTTCGTGCGCGGGCAGAAGAGCACGATCACGCCGGCTCGCCTGGCGGGTGATGGGCTCATCGCGCTGACGGCGGCGGCGATGATTCAAGTGGGCTGGCCCGGGCGCCTGGCGTTCGGCCACCATGTCGCCGGCGGCTTGGTGGGCGAGTTGTTCGGTGAGCTCTCGCGGTCGCTGTTTTCGACGATTGGCTCGTTCTTGGTGGGCTTTGCCTTCCTCGGGCTCATTTTGATCGGGCGCGCGTCGTTCTCGTTCATCGCGCTCATTCGGTGGCTCGTTCGCCTCGGCGAAAAGAGCGCGCGCGGCACGGCCTCGGGCGCCAAGAGCGTGGCGGAGGCCTGGCAAACAGCCCGCCAGATCGAGCGCGAAAAGACCGAGAAGGCGCGCTTGGCCGAGCTTCCGCGCATTGGCGCTGCGGCGGAGGCCGAGGCGACCATCGCCGTGTTGCCGGAGGAGGCGGAGGACGACGCAAGCATCGAGCCGGCCGCCGACTCGAGCGAGCCCGCGTTGCCGGCGGAACTCGACATCGGCGAGGCCATGACCATCGACCCCGCCGAGGCGCCGAAGCGCCGCCAGAGGAAACCGCGCGCCCCGAAAGTCACGGCCGCCGCCCCCGCGACGGAAGAAGCCGCGCCGGCAGCTCCCGTTCCCGAAAAGGCCGACAAGCGCGCCGCCGATGTGCAGGTGGAGTCCGCGGCCATCGACGAGGGCGAGGAAGGCGTCGCCAAGGCCGGTCGTCGCAAACGAGCGCCCGCAGGGCAGGGGAAGGCGGCCGAACCCACCGCGCCGTCCGGCCCCACCATCGTCGACACTTCCGCGGCCCTTGCCCGCGAAGCCCCCGTTCCGGAGTTGGAGCCTTCCCCGGTGCCCGTCCCCGTGGCCTCGCCCGCGCCGGTTGCGGCGGCTGCTCCTGCTGCCGCCGCCGCAAAGCCCAAAGAAAAAGAGCCCACCATTGCCCCGCAGGCACCGGCTGCCCCCAAGCCGCCGAAGCTTGTTCCCGCCTTTGGATCCGGCTTCCGCCTGCCCTCGATCGAGTTCCTCATCGCATCCAAGCAGGACCCGAGCCTGGCGCTCGATCACGAGACCCTGCTCAAGAACGCCGAGCTCCTGGTGAAGACCCTCGGCGACTACGGCGTGAGCGGCAAGGTCGAGGACATCCTGCCCGGCCCCACCGTCACCACCTTCGAGGTGTCCCCCGCCGCCGGCACCAAAGTCTCCAAGGTCGCCTCGCTCGCCGACGATCTGGCCTTGGCCCTTGCGCGCAAGGTCCGCATCGTGGCGCCCATCCCGGGCAAGAACCGCATCGGCTTCGAGCTTCCCAACGAGCGCCGCATCCCGGTCAACCTGCGCGACCTCGTCGAGGACCGCCGCTTCCAGACGCTCGACGCGCCGTTGCCCGTCGTCCTCGGTCGCGACATCCTCGGCGCCCCCGTCTACGCGGACTTGGCGAGCATGCCTCACGTCATCGTGGCCGGTGCCACCGGCGCCGGTAAGAGCGTCGGTCTCAACGTCATGCTCTCGTCGCTCCTGTATCGGCGCACGCCCGAGGAGCTGCGTCTGCTCATGATCGACCCCAAGGTCGTCGAGCTCGCGCCGTTCGATCGGATTCCGCACATGCTCCTGCCAGTGGTCACTGACATGAAGCAGGCGGCGACGGCCCTCAAGTGGGCGGTCGACGAAATGGAACGTCGCTATCAGTTGTTCGCCGACGCGGGCACCAAGAACATCGGCACCTTCAATGCATGGGTCGACCGAGTCCACCGCGGCGAGGCGCGCAATCCTGCACCCAAGGTCGTCATCGCCAAGGACCACAATGGCTTGCCCGAGGCCATCAACCCCGATTTCACCAGCGGCGAGCAGGGGGAGGCCCCCCTTCCCGAGAAGCTGCCGCTCATCGTCATCGTGGTCGACGAGTTTGCCGACTTGATGATGCAGCAGGGCAAAGAGGTCGAGGCTGCGGTCGCGCGCCTGGCACAAAAGGCGCGCGCCGCGGGCATGCACGTCATCCTGGCGACCCAGCGACCCAGCGTCGACGTCATCACGGGCATGATCAAGGCCAACTTCCCGACGCGTATCGCGTTTCGCGTCGCCCAGAAGGTCGACAGCCGCACCATCTTGGACGAGCAAGGCGCCGAGCACCTTCTCGGCCGCGGCGACATGCTCATCAAGCTCAATGGCACGAACGAGACCAAGCGCGTGCAGTGCCCGATGATCACCGAGGAAGAAGTTCAGGCCATCACGGACTTTCTCCGCCTGCAGGGCGAGCCGGTCTACGACGAGAACATCCTCAAGCCGCGCGACGACGAAGGCGGAGGCGAGGAGGTCGAGGACGCCGAGCAGGATGCGATGTACGACGATGCCGTGCGCATGGTGGCGGACACCCGGCGCTGCTCCACGTCATGGCTTCAGCGCAAACTCGGCCTTGGCTACAACCGCGCGGCCCGCATCGTGGAGATGATGGAGCGGCGCGGTCTGGTCGGTCCGGCCAACGGCGCAAAAGACCGCGAAGTCCTCATCGATCCCATTTGACGAAGCCATCACCCGTGTGAAGGCTGTTGGGGGGAATGCGGAAGAGGAGATGAAGGTGGGAAACCTGCGCCACGCGGCCATATGCTCAACGGGAGGGCGCGGTAAGTCGCCCTCCCTAGTAAAAAATTCGCCCGGCGTCTACAAAAATTGTAAAGACACCCCTCCAAACACTCGACGGCTGGAAAAAAAACGCTAGACTCTGCCGGCGTTTGTGACCGACATGGCAATGAGCATGAAAATCGCTGCCGCGTACGAGCAGGGTCAGGTTTTGGGGGGCTCCGCCGCCCCAAGCCCCCGAGGCAGGCAGGTTTTGGGGGGCTCCGCCGCCCCAAGCCCCCGAGGCAGGCAGGTTTTGGGGGGCTCCGCCGCCCCAAGCCCCCGAGGCAGGCAGGTTTTGGGGGGCTCCGCCGCCCCAAGCCCCCGAGAAGATACGGACGCGCAGCTCCGCCGCAGCGGTGCAATCGGAGGATGGCGAGTGGCTGACGAAGCTGATCGCACGAGGCTCATCGGTGAAATTTCACGCGTGATTCGGGAGCCGGCGACGCCGGAAAGCACCCGAACAGCCGGCCTCACGTTGATTGGCTGGCTGGCGCGGCGGATGCCGGGTGAGAAGCCGCACGCGCTGGGCGTTGCCGAGGCGCGGGAGTCCGAGCGTCGTCTCGTGGCCATGAAAGAACTCTGTCCTGATCGGTCCCCCGAGCGGGACCTCGGACCCGAGACGCAGGCATCGCCGAAGTCGACGCTTCGGATTGCCCGCCGTCGGAGTCGCTGATCGCATCCAGGCAGAGCGGGCGGCGACCAGCGCTGTCCGTCGTTCCCCTCGTGCTCCTGGTCAGCGTGGTGACCGTGCTCGTGGCCGTGCGCCTGCGACGCCTCGGCACGGCGCGTTCGACCGTGCGAACCACCGCTTCCCAGGTGACCGATGCGTCGGCCCAAGAGGGCAACTCGTTGCGTGCTCCGGTGCTCACTGGAGCACCGGCGCGGGTGCCCGAGCAGACTGCGCGGATGCAACACGGCGATGCACACCGCACGCACCGCGCGCATGGTCATGGGCCCGTCGAGCCGAAGATTGCCTGGAAGACGCCGATCGGTGGGCCCATCCAAGGGCAAGTCGTCGCCTCCGCGGATGAATCGACCCTGTACGTCGCCTCGCTCGGCGGGACGCTGACCGCCCTCGGCCGCGACGGCCACATCGCGTGGAAGGTCGACCTGCACGGACGCGTGTACAGTACACCTTGTGTCGGCAACGACGGGACCGTGTACGTCGGAAGCGACGCACGGACCTTCTACGCCGTATCCCCGACCGGCACCGTGCGCTGGAAGCTCGACACCGAGTCCGACGCCGACACCGGGCCCGCGTTGGCCCCCAATGGCACGATCGTCTTTGCCTCGGGCCGCACCGTCTACGCGGTCGGCTCGGCGGGCACCATCGCGTGGCGCTTCCGAGCCAAGGGAAAAGTGTTCACGGCCCCCGCCGTCGCCGACGATGGGACCATCTACGTGGGGGCGCAGGACCATCGCGCCTACGCGTTGGCTCCGAACGGTACAGTCCGCTGGTCCGTGGATCTCGGGGCCGATGTCGATGGGGCACCCGTCCTCGGGGACGACGGTGCGGTCTACTTCGGGACCGACGCGGACGAGATCGTGCGGCTCGGCAGGGACAAAGGCGAAATCGTCTGGCGTGCCCGGGTGGGCGGGTACGTCCGTGGGGGGCTTTCGATCGGTCGAGACGGCGACGTGCTCGCGGGGGTCTACGGGCCTTTGCCGCGTCAGGTGCGCGTGGCCGCGGCGACCGGCAAGCTGCTCGGAGCCTTCGAGGTGGCGGGGACGGGCGCCCGCGATTTCGGCGTCCATGGCGGCGCGCTCGAAGATGACGATGGCACCCTCTACTTCGGTGGGCAGGACGATGCCGCGTATGCCGTGGACCGCTCTGGTAACCTACGCTGGCGTTTTGTAACGGGAGCGGATGTGGATGCACCGCTCACTTTGCTGCGGGATGGCTCACTCGTCGTCCCATCCGATGATGGTATGGTGTACCTACTTGCCGCCCCTGCGCATTAGCGCGTATCAGAAGGTAACGTGTCAGTCATGGACGGCATCCCGCCTGCCGCAAAAACCGACGCGGAGGACGTCGTTTGGGCCCTCCAGACAGCCGACGCTCTCTGGAAGCGGCATGAGAGGGTCGACGCCATCGTGTGGTTGCGAAGGGCCGCGCAAGCGGCCGCCGAGTCGCACAACGATGACCGGGCCCTGAGCCTCGCGCGATCGGCAGCCGAGCTTTCGGAGTTCATTGCTCGCAATCCGTCACCGCCCGGCCGGGCGAGCCGTCCTGAGGGAATGGACGAGCTCGCGGTCGAGGAAGTGGAGCCCATTCAGTTCGATGACGAGATGGTCACGAACTCCCGCGTGGCGAGCGCTCGGTCGCTGGCCGCGATCAGTGGCGAGGTGCCCGTGCCCGCCGAGCTGCGCGCGGCCACGGTGTCGCATGCGGGCGGTCCCGGTGCGAACAACGCCGGGGCTTCCCAAGAACGCGAGCGCCTGGAGTTACCAAAGCGCGTGGCTCCTCCATCGTCTTCGCAGCGCCGGGCCGCACCGCCGCCGCTGCCGCCGCGCCGGCCGCCGATCCCGCCGCTTCCACCTCAGCCCCCGATGCAACCGCGCTTGCCGGAGCCGACGATCAACGTCGAGGAAGAGGAGCTGCTGCCGAGCGCCAATCTGAAGCTGCTCGAGGACGACGACGAGGACGTCGAATCCGTGCCGACGCAAGATGCGCCGCCCCGCCCGGCCGCGGCCCTCCCGGTTCCTTCGCTGGAGCCGGAACCGGAGTCCGAGGCGGAGCCTGCGCCTTCCTCCGCGCTGACCTTCCTACCGGCGTCGGAGCCCGAGCCGGAGGCTTCCCGCTCCTCCGCGTTCGCAATGCTACCGGGGCCCGAGCCCGAGCCCGACCCGGATCTGCCGACCGACGCCGCGGTGTTCGACAGCGTGACGCAGAAGATCAAAGCCGACCTGCGTGCACTGGACGTGTCCGCGCGCCGTTCGGTGGCCGACGACAACGTGACGCCGCCAGCACCGGCCATCCCGGCCGCCTCGTTGCCGCCAGCGCCTTCGCTGCCCTCGGGCCCCGAGCTCACCGTGGCCGAGACGTCGCCGCCGCCGCTCGACCTGTCGTCGCTCGAGGCGTTCGCCGATTTGCCCGACGACGCCCGCGAGGCATTTGCCGCGGCCGCGGAGGTTCACGAGCTGCACGCGGACGAAGAGACCGCGGGCTTCGCCCTGGCCGTGGTCATCGAGGGCGAGGTCGATGTATGTGCAGCCATCGCCGACGCCGCAGGCGAACGCCTCGGCCCAGGCGCCGTGCTTCGCATGCGCGGCTCGGTGGGACCGGACGTGGCCGCGCGCTTCGTGTGCGCATCGGATCACGCGAAGGTGGCCACGTGGAACCTCGACGCCGTGGAGGAAGCTTTCCGCACGTGCCCCTGGGTGGAGAATGATCTGTGCTCCGCCGCGAACCGCACGCACGCCCTCGTGGGTTCGACGATGGGCCCCCTCGGAGAGCGGCTCGACGCGATGCTCCGCAAGCAGATCACGGATCGGCTCGAGGTGCGCCCGCTCGAACCGGGCGACGTGCTGGTCTCCAAGGGCCAGCCCGTGCCGGGCGTGATCCTGGTGGGTACGGGTTATTTGGAAGTGGTGCGTGAAGACGGCACCGTCATCGAACGTGTTTCGTCAGGGCAGTTCCTTTTCTCGAGCTCGATCCTGGGAGGCGGCGCCGCACCTGCAACGGCGCGCGCTTCGACGGAAGGCACCATCGTTCTGTTTGGCGATCGCATGGTGGCGCACGAGCTTTTGCTCACGTGTCCTCCCCTGCTCGAAGTTTTGGCGGGGATGTAAGTGCCGGAGAGGCGAGATTCCGGAACCCTCGAGATTGAGCGTCGCGTATCGTTCGCCAGCGTTGCGCTCGAGACGCTGAAACCCGGCGTCGTCTTGATGCAAAAGTACAAGAT
It includes:
- a CDS encoding DNA translocase FtsK 4TM domain-containing protein, which translates into the protein MLQPRWREVSALLLWTTAVFLVLGLASYEHDPATGQSTGEDWVGPVGAACAHGLVTLIGLVAWTVPLEAALLGIPFVRGQKSTITPARLAGDGLIALTAAAMIQVGWPGRLAFGHHVAGGLVGELFGELSRSLFSTIGSFLVGFAFLGLILIGRASFSFIALIRWLVRLGEKSARGTASGAKSVAEAWQTARQIEREKTEKARLAELPRIGAAAEAEATIAVLPEEAEDDASIEPAADSSEPALPAELDIGEAMTIDPAEAPKRRQRKPRAPKVTAAAPATEEAAPAAPVPEKADKRAADVQVESAAIDEGEEGVAKAGRRKRAPAGQGKAAEPTAPSGPTIVDTSAALAREAPVPELEPSPVPVPVASPAPVAAAAPAAAAAKPKEKEPTIAPQAPAAPKPPKLVPAFGSGFRLPSIEFLIASKQDPSLALDHETLLKNAELLVKTLGDYGVSGKVEDILPGPTVTTFEVSPAAGTKVSKVASLADDLALALARKVRIVAPIPGKNRIGFELPNERRIPVNLRDLVEDRRFQTLDAPLPVVLGRDILGAPVYADLASMPHVIVAGATGAGKSVGLNVMLSSLLYRRTPEELRLLMIDPKVVELAPFDRIPHMLLPVVTDMKQAATALKWAVDEMERRYQLFADAGTKNIGTFNAWVDRVHRGEARNPAPKVVIAKDHNGLPEAINPDFTSGEQGEAPLPEKLPLIVIVVDEFADLMMQQGKEVEAAVARLAQKARAAGMHVILATQRPSVDVITGMIKANFPTRIAFRVAQKVDSRTILDEQGAEHLLGRGDMLIKLNGTNETKRVQCPMITEEEVQAITDFLRLQGEPVYDENILKPRDDEGGGEEVEDAEQDAMYDDAVRMVADTRRCSTSWLQRKLGLGYNRAARIVEMMERRGLVGPANGAKDREVLIDPI
- a CDS encoding cyclic nucleotide-binding domain-containing protein, whose translation is MDGIPPAAKTDAEDVVWALQTADALWKRHERVDAIVWLRRAAQAAAESHNDDRALSLARSAAELSEFIARNPSPPGRASRPEGMDELAVEEVEPIQFDDEMVTNSRVASARSLAAISGEVPVPAELRAATVSHAGGPGANNAGASQERERLELPKRVAPPSSSQRRAAPPPLPPRRPPIPPLPPQPPMQPRLPEPTINVEEEELLPSANLKLLEDDDEDVESVPTQDAPPRPAAALPVPSLEPEPESEAEPAPSSALTFLPASEPEPEASRSSAFAMLPGPEPEPDPDLPTDAAVFDSVTQKIKADLRALDVSARRSVADDNVTPPAPAIPAASLPPAPSLPSGPELTVAETSPPPLDLSSLEAFADLPDDAREAFAAAAEVHELHADEETAGFALAVVIEGEVDVCAAIADAAGERLGPGAVLRMRGSVGPDVAARFVCASDHAKVATWNLDAVEEAFRTCPWVENDLCSAANRTHALVGSTMGPLGERLDAMLRKQITDRLEVRPLEPGDVLVSKGQPVPGVILVGTGYLEVVREDGTVIERVSSGQFLFSSSILGGGAAPATARASTEGTIVLFGDRMVAHELLLTCPPLLEVLAGM
- a CDS encoding PQQ-binding-like beta-propeller repeat protein, translating into MLLVSVVTVLVAVRLRRLGTARSTVRTTASQVTDASAQEGNSLRAPVLTGAPARVPEQTARMQHGDAHRTHRAHGHGPVEPKIAWKTPIGGPIQGQVVASADESTLYVASLGGTLTALGRDGHIAWKVDLHGRVYSTPCVGNDGTVYVGSDARTFYAVSPTGTVRWKLDTESDADTGPALAPNGTIVFASGRTVYAVGSAGTIAWRFRAKGKVFTAPAVADDGTIYVGAQDHRAYALAPNGTVRWSVDLGADVDGAPVLGDDGAVYFGTDADEIVRLGRDKGEIVWRARVGGYVRGGLSIGRDGDVLAGVYGPLPRQVRVAAATGKLLGAFEVAGTGARDFGVHGGALEDDDGTLYFGGQDDAAYAVDRSGNLRWRFVTGADVDAPLTLLRDGSLVVPSDDGMVYLLAAPAH
- a CDS encoding FHA domain-containing protein, with amino-acid sequence MSSDPNKKSGRTFQCRDVLWETFEQMARELECSVDYLINEAMKQYARQRSYGTGARPQFSSTPSGSPQSERGGYPPPPPPPRAGGLPPPPARPSRQTPGPLPPPPARTSGGMHGLPAPPPRGPSGQIPAVPRSVPPPARSVPPPIPRAPMPGQMPPMPGQMGHMQPMASNGYPPQVHAGPQLCVMYQGEKIPISKDRFVIGRGKQSSDLTLKDPNVSRQHAMIEFQNGIYFMVDMGSTNGVEFNGQRIARKQIAEGDLFKICDHDLRFTYR